Proteins co-encoded in one Papaver somniferum cultivar HN1 chromosome 5, ASM357369v1, whole genome shotgun sequence genomic window:
- the LOC113279669 gene encoding uncharacterized protein LOC113279669, with amino-acid sequence MVRLRKLEKAKKKSLKSLSPPSRPPRVGDKFLTLTHRRTYIVPGTTKIRITNDSESSDSDETPDEDQSIPYGIRGDDDDVDESTPAAGGGNNDDDDGDQDMPAVGEGNDDDDDGNGGKGESDCQELRVVACGGEFEY; translated from the exons Atggtgcgattaagaaa gttggaaaaggcaaagaagaaatcTCTGAAAtctcttagtcctccttcaagacctcctcgtgttggtgataaATTCTTGACTTTAACACATCGAAGGACATACATTGTGCCGGGAACGACAAAGATCCGTATAACGAATGATTCTGAATCCAGTGATTCAGacgagactccagatgaagaccaatcaattccatatggtataagaggtgatgatgatgatgttgatgaaagcactccggctgctggtggaggtaacaatgatgatgatgatggtgatcaagacatgcctGCTGTTGGAGAAGGtaatgatgatgacgatgatggtaATGGAGGTAAAG gtgaaagtgattgtcaagaactccgggttgtagCCTGCGGTGGAGAGTTTGAATATTGA